In Actinomycetes bacterium, one DNA window encodes the following:
- the rpmG gene encoding 50S ribosomal protein L33 has protein sequence MAKQTDIRPKITLACVECKERNYITRKNRRNDPDRLEIKKYCPRDRRHTLHRETR, from the coding sequence GTGGCCAAGCAGACCGACATCCGTCCGAAGATCACGCTGGCGTGCGTCGAGTGCAAGGAGCGCAACTACATCACGCGCAAGAACCGCCGCAACGACCCGGACCGGCTCGAGATCAAGAAGTACTGCCCGCGCGACCGCCGGCACACCCTGCACCGCGAGACCCGCTAG